The stretch of DNA GCTAACGCGTTCGATAGAGAATTTTTGGATCATTTCATCAAGCGTAAATAACTCCTGGTCCGTTCCGTCATTCCAACCCAACATCACCAATAAATTGATAAAAGCTTCTGGCAAGAAACCCAATTCACGGAATCCTTTGGTTAGATCACCGGATTTTGGATCTGTCCAGTTCATCGCATACACAGGGAATCCTAAACGATCACCATCGCGTTTGCTTAGTTTACCATTTCCATCAGGTTTTAAGATAAGCGGTAAGTGAGCCCACTCAGGCATCTCATTTTCCCAACCTAAATATTTCCACAACAAAATATGGATTGGCGCAGATGGCAACCATTCTTCACCACGGAAAGCGTGCGAGATTTTCATTAGATAATCATCCACTACAACCGCTAAGTGATAAGTTGGCATACCATCAGCTTTCAAAAGCACTTTATCATCAACGAGGTTAGTATCGAAACTTACTTCACCACGAATCATATCGGTAAACGTTACGGTTTCATCGGCAGGCATTTTTATCCGCACCACATGAGGAATGCCTTGTTCGATCAATGATTTCGTTTCATCAGCCGAAAGCGAAATTGAGTTACGCATTTCCTGGCGAAAAGTATGTCCATATTGAAAATTTGGAATAGCTTCACGTTTAGCCGTTAACTCTTCAGGGGTATCAAAAGCATAATAAGCGAAACCGGCATTTACCAGCTGCTCTGCATACTGACGATACATTGGTTTACGTTCGCTTTGGCGATATGGAGTATAGGGGCCACCCAGTTGCGGACTCTCATCCGGATTTAGGCCGCACCATTTCAAACACTCAACAATATATTCTTCAGCACCAGGAACGTAACGGGTTTGGTCAGTATCTTCAATACGCAACACAAACTCACCACCATGATGCTTTGCAAACAAATAATTAAATAATACGGTACGAACACCTCCGAGGTGCAAACCTCCGGTAGGGCTTGGTGCAAAACGAACTCGAACTTTATTAGCCATAATTTTTTAGAAGGATAAATGGATTGAACATCTGCGTCTTAACCTGATTAGGAAGATGGTGTTCTTTTTCCAGATCGGCGCAAATATACCTTATTTTACAATCTTGTCGTTTTATAAATAACACGCTGTGTTTTTAGCAAGGTGATCATGCTTAAAATTGCATTAAGCTCAATGCAATTAATTCTAAAATTGTACATTTAAAATCACCATGTGTAATAATTTATAAAAATTAAATGAATGTTAGCTTGTGACTGCTTGATGACCATAAAAAAACAAACTAACTTTCAGAAAAATTGTATTTGACTCTGTATTGCCGTCGATGAGAATGGATGTTTATGCGCAAAAAAGGCGCTGGAAATTGTTATTGTTAATATTTGCGTTGTCTATAGGTGCTATCTCACTAGTTTATACTAATTATCTCGTGAGTTTGATGGCAGAAAGCGAACGTAGAAATGCAGAATTGTGGGCATTAAGTACCAAACTTAAAATTGAAGTGGAAGATGAGCATTTCCTGGATTTCCTAACCGACGTACAAAATAAGTATACACAAATCCCTGCTATACTTACAGATTCTAAGAATCAAATCCTTTCTTATAAAGGTCTTGATTCCTTAAAGACAAATATTTCTACGGATAAAAGCCGAACCTATGATCCGGTTTACTTTAAGGAACAGTTGGAAATTATGAAGGATCAACATCCTCCTATTATAGTGAAGGTGGGCTCTGATGATGCTTTTTATGTGTATTATAAAGACTCACAATTGCTTAATTCAATCAAGTATTTTCCATACCGTCAGTTAACAGGTATTGCAGTGTTCTTGATTCTGGCATACCTGGCCTTTAGTTCATCCCGTCGATCCGAGCAAAACCAGGTTTGGGTAGGTATGGCAAAAGAGACGGCGCATCAATTAGGTACGCCTATTTCATCAATGATGGCCTGGATTGAAATATTGAAAGACAAATACGGTGAAAAGGATGCAGAATTGTTGGAAGAAATGGAGAGTGATGTTGGTCGGCTAGAGGTTATTGCCGAACGTTTTTCTAAAATTGGGTCGGCCCCGGTACTTGAAAAGCATAATGTAAAAGATGTAGTCAGAAATTATATTGATTATTTAGAGAAACGAATATCTAAGAAAATCAGTTTTAAAGTTACCGGAGAACCTGTAGCAGCAGAATTAAGCGTTCCGTTGTTCGAATGGGTAATTGAGAATCTTTGTAAAAACGCAGTAAATGCCATTGGTACCAATGAAGGTGAGATTACGTTAAATGTCTCTCAGAATAAAACACACGTGTATGTGGATGTTTCAGATACGGGTACTGGTATCCCTAAATCAAAATTTGAAACCGTGTTTCAGCCTGGTTATACAACCCGGAAACGAGGTTGGGGCTTGGGACTTTCACTTACGCGTCGTATTGTAGAGAATTACCACAAAGGTCAGGTATATGTTAAAGATTCTGAATTAGGAAAAGGAACAACATTCAGAGTAGTTCTGAATGGATAAGTTGCTGCTCAAATAGTATTTTTGCTGCCTGTAAATGCAAATTGACCATGGAAGTTATTGTAGAGAATATTGATGGACTTTCTGATGCCGCACAAAAACTGATCGAGTTTGCTGCTGACGATCGTGTTATAATTTTTAATGGTGATTTAGGAGCAGGCAAAACTACTTTTATTAAAGCTGTATGTAAAGTATTAGGCGTTGAAGAAGTGGTTTCCAGTCCTACTTTTTCATTGGTGAATCAGTATGAAACGGATGGTCCTGTGATTTATCATTTCGATTTTTACAGGTTAAAAAATGAAATGGAAGCTTTTGATATGGGCTATGAAGAATATTTCTATAGCGGGAGTTATTGTTTTGTTGAATGGCCTTCAAAAATCCCTAACCTACTTCCTGAGCATTATACTGAAGTAATTATTGCAGAGGCCGAAAACGGACATCGAAATATTCGCCTTGTTAAGCATATAAATTAGTTTAATTGAACACGAACAAATTTCTGATATAAAGGTTTAAAAGAAGAGCAATACTTTAAAGAATGCACATCCTTGAAGTAATTTTTTTGCTATTTTTGAAAAACACGGTATTATCCACACGTATTATTAATGAGTTCTACAACCATGCAGGGGTTTAGTGAAGTAGCCAAGCAGGCGCTGATGCAGCCACAAGAATCATTGTTGAAGCTTAAGCATAAAAAACGCGAGCTTGTTATTGCCATTCCTAAAGAAACTTATTTCCAGGAAAAACGGATCGCAATAACACCATCTTCCGTTGAAGTATTAGTAAACAATGGTCATGATGTGCATGTTGAAGCCGGAGCTGGCGAAGGTGCCCGTTTTTCTGACAAGAAATACAGTGAGGCTGGCGCAAAAATCATTTACGATCGTAAAGAGTTGTATCAGTCGGATATCATCATGAAGGTGGCTCCTCCATCAATGTCTGAGATAGAGCTCATGAAACCCGGACAAACTCTCATTTCAGCCCTTAATCTTGCTAATTTAAAAGAAGATGCCATCAAAGCATTAATGCATAAGAAAATTAATGCATTAGGCTATGAATACCTGAAGGATGACGATGGCAGTTTTATGGTGGTGCGTTCAATGAGTGAAATTGTAGGGAATACCGCTATTTTAATAGCCGCTGAATATTTGAGCAATAGCAAGCATGGAAAGGGAATGATGTTTGGAGGCGTGACAGGGATACCTTCTACAGAGGTCGTTATTCTCGGCGCAGGAACAGTTGCCGAATTTGCAGCTCGTGCAGCTTTGGCTCTAGGTTGTGAAGTTAAAGTTTTTGATGACTCCTTATATCGCTTACGCCGTTTGCAAGGTGCACTAAGTCAACGCATTTTCACTTCTGTTATTCAACCCAAAGTACTGCTAAAAGCATTAAAAACCTGTGATGTGGCTATTGGTGCCATTCGCGCAAAGAACGGTCAGGTTCCATGTGTGGTAAGCGAAGAAATGGTGGCCCAAATGCCTGCAGACTCAGTGATTATTGATGTAAGTATTGATCAGGGCGGATGTTTTGAAACCTCAAAGGTTACAAATCATGACACCCCGGTTTTTATGAAAAACAACGTAATTCATTATTGTGTTCCAAATATTGCTTCCCGGGTAGCCCGAACAGCCTCTTATGCACTTACCAATATTTTTACACCTATTTTGTTAGATATTGGTGATCATGGAGGGATAAAAAATATGCTGTGGAATAAAACGGGCGTTAGACACGGTGTTTATGTTTACCAAGGACATTTAACAAATAAATACCTGGGCGATCAGTTTAATATTCCTTATAAGGATCTTGATTTATTGGTTGCCGCACAGGTTTAATCTTCTTCGAATGAATAAAAGACACTACACCTTTTTTCTTGCACTCAGCTTCTTGTCTTTCCATGCATTTAGCCAGATGGCTAAGCCGAATAAATATGGACTGAAGATAGTTTCGGATGTTGAAAGCTATAAAGGACAAGTAAAACTGGATTCGAATAAAACGTTGGTAGAGATCAATAAATATATTCCCAATGTTGCCCTCGATATACGTTATGCAACAACAAAAAATTTCATGGGCGAGCAAATGTATGCTTCTGCCGCCGCGTTTACCCGTTTACCTGTTGTTAGAGCATTACAAAAAGTGCAAAAGGAGTTAAATGAAAAAGGTTTGGGTTTGAAAATATTTGATGGTTATCGACCTTATACTGTAACTGTCGCCTTTTATGAAAAGCAAAAAGATTCAGTTTTCGTTGCTGCACCTTGGAAAGGTTCGCGTCATAACAGAGGTTGTGCAATCGATCTTACTATCATCAATTTAAAAAATGGTAAAGAACTCAAAATGCCAACGGGCTTTGATGACTTCACCACAAAAGCCTATGCTGATTCTCCCAATGCTTCTAAAAAGGAAATAGCCAATAGGGAATTGCTAAAATCAGTAATGTCTAAAAATGGTTTTACCGTTTATAAAGAAGAGTGGTGGCATTATGATTTCAATAATTGGAAAGACTATGACCTTACCGACATCAGTTTTGAAGAACTTTATCGGTTACAAGTAAGTCAGTAATGCATTTGCCAACTGCTCTACATCTTCTTTAGTGTGTGTACTGTTTAATACAACACGAGTTACCGGTTCACTTTGAGGAGTTGGGTAAGGAAATGACGACAACAGGATATGATGATGAAGCAGTTTTTCTGTGATCCCGTTGTTGTTAATGTTAAAAACCGGAAGTCCTTCAGAAGTGATTGTTTTCTTCAATGAATCAATCAGGATAGCAAAATGAGTCCTTATCGTTCTTAATTTTTGCCTCTCGTCTTCATAGATCGATTGCGCATTTACAAATGCATGTAAATAAGCAGGTACAAGCGGAGAGCCTCCAACAAACACCCCATCAGATTTAATTTTATTGACCCGATTCTCACTGCCGGCTATAATGCCGCCCGGTAATCCAAGTGCTTTTCCCATCGATGAAACCATGATCCGCTCGATGGTAGGTGATTTTGGAAGTTGCGGCCAATGACCTGCCCCTTGTTCTCCTATTAATCCGAATCCATGTGAATCATCAATTACTATAATTAGTCGTAGGTCGTTAGGCAAGTTTTGCAACCAACTTAAATCATAGCGTTTGGCTTGCAGAATATCAATAGTGTTAAGAAAAATAACAGCTTCCGGAAACTTGTGCGATTTTAACTCTTTTAACACATGATCGGTCCAGTGTTCATAGGTCTGAATCCGCGATTGGTAATTTAATGGCCTTAAAGCCGGATGTATTCCGGGAGAAATGAATAAATGTGCATGATCTTCAAACTGTCGTAATACCAGTTGTCCGGCCAGCATACCCGAAGAAACAGTTAAGGCTGAGTCGCTACCGACCATTTCTGCAAGCTTAGCTTCTGCTTCTTCATAAATGTCGAAAACCACATTCCCGTTTCTGGAGCTCCCATAATTGGTTCCAAAACGTTCGAACCCTTCCATTAGTAACTTCCTGAAAACTTCGTTCTGAGGAATGCCTAAATAGGCAGTTCCCGCGAAAACAAGAAACTCTTCATTGTTTCGTAAAACAGTACGTCCTGTATGAGATGAAATAATTAGTTTTTCCGGCATCAGCCTAAAGATAGTAGTAATGTGTTAAGTTGGAAATAGATGGGTTGAAATTAGGTATTAATTACCTTCAAGGTGCGTGTAAATCAGATGTTCCTATTTGGACAATAGATCGGCAACTCCCGCATTATAGATAGTAGCAATGTGTTAGGCTGGGAAATCGATGGTTGAAAATAGTTGCCAGTTCAATAAGATGTCCCGATAGGGACAATAGATCGGTAAAAATATCTTGTTCCCCTTATGTCTATAGCCCTGTTAAGGGCTAAACAATTGCTGGAAGTTTTGCACCTGACGGCGCAAAAGCTGTTTTATAATCGCTGAATTACCGACTTTTTACTCCGATGGAGTATTCATTTTATAACCGACGACTTTGGTTGGTTAACATTTAAAAACCTTTACTATAAAACCTCAACTAATTGTGACGAAAAATTCCCGATCATTTATAGAACGACCGGGAACTTACTTCTAAAGATCCAATCGCCATAAAGCAATTCAGATCCTTACTCTCTCATTTTTATTTAACGACTAATTGATATAAAGGTTGTTATGAAAAAAAAGTATGTATTGTAGAAGGCTCAAACTATGGAGTATTCGCGCTTTAATGGGTAGTGAGGGGATCTAATGAGAAGTATGTTTAACCAAGTGAAATGAATTTCCGAATATATAAATACTACTTGTTAGTTAATTCCTATCTAAAAGGCTTAAAGGTAATTTCTTCAGGAATCATTATAACGATTTCATAGCTCACTAAGAAAAATAGTAGTAAGAATTTCTCCTTCCATCTCCTAACAAACCCTTCCGAAAAACAGTATAATTCATTTGGGTTAACCGTTGTTAGACATTTAAGGAATTTAAACAGCTATGCTTGTAAAAACATTTGGCAGCGCCGTGTACGGTGTTCAGGCCATAACCATTACTGTTGAAGTAAACGTTACTGCCGGTACTAAATATTTCATCGTCGGTCTACCTGATAATGCAGTAAAGGAAAGCTATCAGCGTATCGAAGCGGCTTTAAAGAATACAGACTTTCACCTGCCACGCATGAAAATCGTGGTAAACATGGCTCCGGCAGATATTAAAAAGGAAGGATCCGCTTATGATCTCACTATTGCTGCCGGAATTTTAGCAGCTTCGGGACAGATTGTTGACGTAGAAAATGTGGGTCGTTACATTATTATGGGTGAATTGTCATTGGATGGAGGATTACAACCAATAAGAGGAGCGTTACCCATCGCTATTCAGGCTCGGGAAGAAGGCTTTAAGGGGATTATACTTCCCAAACAAAATGCACGAGAGGCTGCGATTGTAAGTGATTTGGATGTTTATGGTGTAGAATCAATAAAAGAGGTGGTCGAACTTTTAAATGGAAATTCGACGCTAGAACCTGTAAAAGTCAATACGCGCGAAGAATTTTATAAAAACATCAATAACTATGAGTTTGACTTTGCCGATGTTAAAGGGCAGGAAAATATAAAGCGAGCCTTGGAAATTGCTGCAGCTGGTGGTCATAACCTGATTCTGATTGGTCCACCGGGGGCAGGGAAAACAATGCTGGCTAAACGATTGCCTACGATTCTTCCTCCTTTAAATCTTCATGAAGCGTTA from Solitalea canadensis DSM 3403 encodes:
- the gltX gene encoding glutamate--tRNA ligase: MANKVRVRFAPSPTGGLHLGGVRTVLFNYLFAKHHGGEFVLRIEDTDQTRYVPGAEEYIVECLKWCGLNPDESPQLGGPYTPYRQSERKPMYRQYAEQLVNAGFAYYAFDTPEELTAKREAIPNFQYGHTFRQEMRNSISLSADETKSLIEQGIPHVVRIKMPADETVTFTDMIRGEVSFDTNLVDDKVLLKADGMPTYHLAVVVDDYLMKISHAFRGEEWLPSAPIHILLWKYLGWENEMPEWAHLPLILKPDGNGKLSKRDGDRLGFPVYAMNWTDPKSGDLTKGFRELGFLPEAFINLLVMLGWNDGTDQELFTLDEMIQKFSIERVSKAGAKFDFEKAKWFNAEWIKKTDTETLRPHVLSVLESNGINVTDETYLNKVIALIKDRCVLLPDFWQQASFFFRRPHELDIDSVKPKWNDEKTAFFNDLIAAFSQTPSWNATDLENEFKALGAEKGLKVGEIMLPLRIMLVGGKFGPAVFDIAEMIGKEETIERIRIALGQLQ
- a CDS encoding sensor histidine kinase; this encodes MDVYAQKRRWKLLLLIFALSIGAISLVYTNYLVSLMAESERRNAELWALSTKLKIEVEDEHFLDFLTDVQNKYTQIPAILTDSKNQILSYKGLDSLKTNISTDKSRTYDPVYFKEQLEIMKDQHPPIIVKVGSDDAFYVYYKDSQLLNSIKYFPYRQLTGIAVFLILAYLAFSSSRRSEQNQVWVGMAKETAHQLGTPISSMMAWIEILKDKYGEKDAELLEEMESDVGRLEVIAERFSKIGSAPVLEKHNVKDVVRNYIDYLEKRISKKISFKVTGEPVAAELSVPLFEWVIENLCKNAVNAIGTNEGEITLNVSQNKTHVYVDVSDTGTGIPKSKFETVFQPGYTTRKRGWGLGLSLTRRIVENYHKGQVYVKDSELGKGTTFRVVLNG
- the tsaE gene encoding tRNA (adenosine(37)-N6)-threonylcarbamoyltransferase complex ATPase subunit type 1 TsaE, whose translation is MEVIVENIDGLSDAAQKLIEFAADDRVIIFNGDLGAGKTTFIKAVCKVLGVEEVVSSPTFSLVNQYETDGPVIYHFDFYRLKNEMEAFDMGYEEYFYSGSYCFVEWPSKIPNLLPEHYTEVIIAEAENGHRNIRLVKHIN
- a CDS encoding alanine dehydrogenase — protein: MSSTTMQGFSEVAKQALMQPQESLLKLKHKKRELVIAIPKETYFQEKRIAITPSSVEVLVNNGHDVHVEAGAGEGARFSDKKYSEAGAKIIYDRKELYQSDIIMKVAPPSMSEIELMKPGQTLISALNLANLKEDAIKALMHKKINALGYEYLKDDDGSFMVVRSMSEIVGNTAILIAAEYLSNSKHGKGMMFGGVTGIPSTEVVILGAGTVAEFAARAALALGCEVKVFDDSLYRLRRLQGALSQRIFTSVIQPKVLLKALKTCDVAIGAIRAKNGQVPCVVSEEMVAQMPADSVIIDVSIDQGGCFETSKVTNHDTPVFMKNNVIHYCVPNIASRVARTASYALTNIFTPILLDIGDHGGIKNMLWNKTGVRHGVYVYQGHLTNKYLGDQFNIPYKDLDLLVAAQV
- a CDS encoding M15 family metallopeptidase — protein: MNKRHYTFFLALSFLSFHAFSQMAKPNKYGLKIVSDVESYKGQVKLDSNKTLVEINKYIPNVALDIRYATTKNFMGEQMYASAAAFTRLPVVRALQKVQKELNEKGLGLKIFDGYRPYTVTVAFYEKQKDSVFVAAPWKGSRHNRGCAIDLTIINLKNGKELKMPTGFDDFTTKAYADSPNASKKEIANRELLKSVMSKNGFTVYKEEWWHYDFNNWKDYDLTDISFEELYRLQVSQ
- a CDS encoding aminotransferase class I/II-fold pyridoxal phosphate-dependent enzyme — translated: MPEKLIISSHTGRTVLRNNEEFLVFAGTAYLGIPQNEVFRKLLMEGFERFGTNYGSSRNGNVVFDIYEEAEAKLAEMVGSDSALTVSSGMLAGQLVLRQFEDHAHLFISPGIHPALRPLNYQSRIQTYEHWTDHVLKELKSHKFPEAVIFLNTIDILQAKRYDLSWLQNLPNDLRLIIVIDDSHGFGLIGEQGAGHWPQLPKSPTIERIMVSSMGKALGLPGGIIAGSENRVNKIKSDGVFVGGSPLVPAYLHAFVNAQSIYEDERQKLRTIRTHFAILIDSLKKTITSEGLPVFNINNNGITEKLLHHHILLSSFPYPTPQSEPVTRVVLNSTHTKEDVEQLANALLTYL